A single window of Ananas comosus cultivar F153 linkage group 17, ASM154086v1, whole genome shotgun sequence DNA harbors:
- the LOC109722879 gene encoding purple acid phosphatase 22-like, which yields MLQVSSSPCYSFLIREMANTWRIAMQGLVSLAFVCFGVSEYVRPPPGRIIHTQHTKSASHLQQVHISAVGIDQMRVSWITDDTHGPSLVEYGKVSEKYTMSATGEHTSYRYFFYASGKIHHVKIGPLEPNTVYYYRCGGIGDEFSFKTPPAALPIEFAIVGDLGQTEWTVSTLAHIGKSGYDMLLLPGDLSYADMQQPLWDSFGRLVEPYASARPWMATEGNHEIESLPILGPRPFISYNARWRMPYDEGASPSNSNLYYSFDVAGAIHVVMLGSYADYGPDSDQYKWLVNDLAKVDRGRTPWLIVLLHAPWYNTNTAHQGEGENMRKAMEELLYGARVDVVFAGHVHAYERFTRIYNNEANSCGPVYITIGDGGNREGLALDFNKNHKSAHLSQFREASFGHGRLKVLNGVNAQWSWHRNDDTDSTVRDELLLESLSKSSACQPTAAAEAEL from the exons aTGCTTCAAGTTTCGTCATCCCCTTGCTATTCCTTTCTGATCAGGGAGATGGCAAATACGTGGAGAATTGCTATGCAGGGCCTTGTTTCTTTGGCTTTCGTTTGTTTCGGAGTGTCGGAGTACGTCCGTCCGCCGCCGGGGAGGATCATCCACACCCAGCACACGAAGTCCGCTTCGCACCTGCAACAG GTGCACATATCAGCTGTAGGGATTGACCAAATGAGAGTTTCATGGATCACCGACGACACTCACGGGCCCTCGCTGGTCGAGTACGGAAAGGTTTCTGAAAAATACACAATGTCTGCGACCGGCGAGCACACTTCATACCGCTACTTCTTCTACGCTTCTGGCAAGATTCACCACGTCAAGATCGGGCCACTGGAGCCCAACACGGTCTACTACTACCGCTGCGGCGGAATCGGCGACGAGTTCAGCTTTAAAACCCCACCTGCTGCACTCCCTATCGAATTTGCCATCGTCG GTGACTTGGGACAGACGGAATGGACGGTGTCGACTCTGGCCCACATCGGCAAGTCGGGCTACGACATGCTGCTCCTGCCGGGCGACCTGTCGTACGCCGACATGCAGCAGCCGCTGTGGGACTCGTTCGGCCGGCTCGTGGAGCCGTACGCGAGCGCGCGGCCGTGGATGGCGACGGAGGGCAACCACGAGATCGAGTCCCTCCCGATCCTCGGGCCCCGCCCCTTCATCTCCTACAACGCACGATGGCGCATGCCCTACGACGAGGGCGCCTCCCCCTCCAACTCCAACCTCTACTACTCCTTCGATGTCGCCGGCGCAATCCACGTCGTCATGCTCGGCTCCTACGCCGACTACGGGCCCGACTCCGACCAGTACAAGTGGCTCGTGAATGATCTGGCCAAGGTGGACCGCGGGAGGACCCCCTGGCTCATCGTGCTCCTGCATGCGCCGTGGTACAACACCAACACCGCGCACCAGGGCGAGGGCGAGAACATGAGGAAGGCCATGGAGGAGCTGCTGTACGGTGCACGCGTCGACGTCGTCTTTGCCGGCCACGTCCACGCATACGAGCGCTTC ACAAGGATTTATAACAATGAAGCGAACAGCTGTGGCCCTGTGTACATAACCATTGGTGACGGAGGGAATAGAGAAGGTCTTGCACTAGA TTTTAATAAGAACCACAAGTCTGCGCATCTCTCGCAGTTCCGCGAGGCGAGCTTCGGGCACGGTCGCCTGAAGGTACTGAACGGCGTGAACGCTCAGTGGTCGTGGCACCGCAACGACGACACCGACTCCACCGTCCGCGACGAgctcttgttggagagcttaaGCAAATCCAGCGCGTGTCAACCCACCGCTGCCGCGGAGGCCGAGCTGTAA